The region gtcttagtttagattgaaatttcattgggtaggtcttaagtgataggattaaacaattggtttaagtcctgaattaatactgcttatagtggatttcctccctggcttggtagcccccagacgtaggtgtgtttgtcaccgaactgggtaaacaattgtTTGTGTCTTTTACTGCCTTTTTCATTTACCTTCTGCATACATttcctgtctgcgcagaattggatgtcataacatctagtgtgacatcgatagtctgttactagaatttcaaatATTATTGGTTGGAGAGTAGCCGTTTAAGCCGATAATGtccaaaagatggaattatgactatgggaactttttagaatCTTGTTCTATAGGTCattatacccttagtacataccttgtgggttggttcttacccttggctccatgctcgtgactgtgaacctttggaccttgcttgtgtgatcttgtttgtggttgttgcatcatTCACTCATTGCATTCATGAACATTTTTCTAggttttcaaggaacttagagattCTTTTGCAAACATCATAGTTTTTTTAACCATGGATATTGGAAGAAGGAATACTTGGAATTACAGTTTCAGATGTCTTGATCTTAAGGAATTGAGAAAGCTAGCATCTTTTGCAGATGATTCTAAGGATTTCAGAGACCGTTTTGGAAGACTTTTGTCTATTCTATATACTAATGTTGAAGATAGTCTTCTTTGTACTCTGGTTCAGTTCTACAATCCCGTCTACCGGTGCTTCATTTTCCCGAATTATCAGTTGTTGCCTACCAtagaggagtatgcttatcttttgAGTATACCAGTTTCTTATAGGGTTCTCTTTTGTGGTTTGGAAGGAATTATGGAGTCTCAAGTTATTGCTAGAGTtattcatctgaagaaatctgacGTAGTTGCTAATCTCACTATCAAAGGAGGTATTAGAGGCTTGACTTCAAAGTTTATGATTGAGAAAGCCTTTTATTTTGCTAATGTTGGTAGCATGGTGGCCTTTGAAACTATTATTGCCTTACTCATCAATGGTTTGGTCTTATTTCCCAACATTGACAATcttgttgatgttaatgctattaggatctttttgGTCGGGAATCTTGTTCGAACTTTGCTTGGTGACAcctatttctccattcatcataggacttcTAAGGGAAATGGAACTATTGTCTATTGTGTGCCTTTGTtttacaagtggtttatttcacatTTGTCGCAGTCTCATATCTTAAAAAAAACAAGGGTTGcttaaggtggtctcaaagacttatgtctctcacaAATGATGACATCACCTAGTATTCTTCTGTTTACGATGACGTcaagattattgatagttgtaaggagttctctaatgtgcctcttcttggtacacaaggaggaatcaactacaatccgaCTTTGGTAAGACGTTAACTTGGGTTCACTatgaaggacaaacctaataacactttgttagaaggtttatttttccaagaaTGGGAATACACTCAAGGATTGAAGGCtaggatggtgcatgcttggcataatattcataggaaaggaaaaagTGAGCTTGGAATGAAGAATTATGTAGCTTTGGAcccttacactagttgggtgaagaagagagcaaaAGAATTCAAGATGTCTTACACttatgagagacctatgtctttaGTAATGGTCAAATCACCCACTCTTCGTATTGAAGGCATAGAGGAGTTGCAAGAAGCTTTAGATAGGATGAAGTAAGAGAAGGATGCTTGGGAAGACAAGTTTCACGCTTCAAACCTCGAGAAGATAGAATTGCAGAAGCAGTTGAAAGAAAAGGATGACTTGATAGAGTTGCTTAAACAACATGCTATGAAGAAGTCAAGGGACCAAGAcgatttattttcctctaacagTTCATCATTTACTCATCTTCCTACTTCTAGTGTTTGCAAAAGGCATTATAGATCAGCTAGTGATGGAGAAGGATGCCATGAAGAGCAACTATGAAACCTATATCAAAATACTTCGCAAGAAGTATCAGCTTGTAGTTGGGTCATCATCGGATATGATTCCATAGACCtagttttttttataattttaaatctacctcttaattgatcatggatcatttaaggtactttggattgatgcataagtttgtcctaagtattatgaagtatggattgatgtaatggaccactctcttagcctttgtgcttgatcaattctctttttttttgtggcgtaactttaggagaatgatttacatatcatttctctagcatgtattaacacaaatattattattgattgacatcagatagttatgacttctacataagtccaattacgattgcttaacatagcgctaaatttgtcccaaaagtaagtcattttcataagtgagattgtaagtctcctactcctcatggtattgtatgaaaatATTGCTTCCTTTTCacttatgagagctagtggcatacttgttgattttatccaagtttgagcccttctcataggtgatgtaaaggtccatattttcatgcttgtgggtgaatagttgagtgttctccaaaagATGACAAAATTTCCTTTCCCTTTTTGATTAGTAACATCATTTACTAACATTATTTTGTGGTAactttattttaatgtcatttatcttatgttctttatccttttgtcatttactttatgcttttattttaagcatctcataccatattgtttatgtttatgctcttTTACTCTTTATccatttggattttttttttcttttaaagtcaTTAATAAAGGAGAAACCCCCTAAAAACTTGGTTCTCTggattcatggacttgtggttactatccttagcattgttgtggagttatggacttagaactaggaccTTGACCCTTGCTTTGGAAGCTTGTAATTTGAGACCCTAggattcatctggtacctttgactttagacttcttttgaagacttggcttggttatcctagtttcatctaatacatgatttattctttgcttatttggcttgcttgagggTTAATCCAAATAAGAGAgttcttgcttgacttatgtcataaagcttgctatctcttggttagattattcctccctaacttttactttatgctctaggatagaCTCTTATTCTCctctccttctttaattttcaaaatatcctctctcttttcttttcaaaaccttcttgttttaaacttgaaccactttctcaataaaccttgatTTTTGTatagtgattttcaaaacttttttttcttaataaatgctaacACATCTTAAGCATATccagaccaatttcaaaagactaaaaaatgcataactcatttaaataattttgtgccctttgtgcactttttcttttaaacttttctCAAAGCTTAGACATGAGTCATTTACATAGTTGAGATGTAATTATCTTATCCCCATAGTATTGACGATAATTCTTTTCTACCcaagagagctagtggcatacttgttgacctttatccaagttggagcccttctctatggtgatgcaaagttctcatacttgtgcGTGACTAGCTGAGTATTTTCCGTAAAAATGACAAAATTCCTTctcattaaaaatgaatcaaaactAAAATCcttgttatttttaccacgaactacgaggcattgatcctccattgcactttgttggtacgtaggcacgagactCAGAAAGTCGTTGCAAACACAAATTCTAAAAAGAACATTTCTTTTCCTATCTCTCCAATCTTTTGAAAACAATATCATTTTTAAGCCAAAATGCAcagattttcaaagaggttcctatagatTACTATAaatgtttagggtgttaatatcttccctttgcataactaacccccagacccctgtctctttttattagttttgttttaaaacttctttggattatgttcgtactttttccctttcctttggaaataataaaaacgtgatggcgactcttgctttgtgagttaagttaatcaatagcttaatctcaaaaaaaaTCACGGCTACACTTGTGTGGGTTACTTCTTGGTTTGAGGCCTTTGATTGTTACTTGGGTTTGAATTTTGACCTAGCTAAACCTTAGTCCATGGCTTGTTTTGATTGGTCTAAGGTATCCCTATATTCATTCGTATTCTACTCTTTGATTTCATGCTTTTATTGGTCTCATTTGATCTAAGTCACACTTCATCCATTGGTTTTCTTGGTCATCATCATTTGGTCCAAGTCTCATTCATTATCATTCATTGCTCCCATTATGTGTCAAGGTTCAATGTAAAGTCAATTGGTCCAAAGTTTCATTATCTATTTGGTCAAATCATTTCATGGTCATTTGATTTCAATGTCATTCATTTATTCATTCAAAACACTTATTTTCAATTTGGTTGCATTGAATTTGGAAAATGGTCAATTGAATCCCATTGTTTCATTATGTCATTAGTAGAGAAAATACATTCCATTCATTAATTACTTTGTTTATATACATTGCGTTGAAAAAAGATTACAAAATTatatcatttttgcataagttgacttttggtcaactgttgactttttggtcaactagttgaccaaagtcaattcATCATTCTACCATCCCTAAACCCCTAATGCTCTTGTTCTTCATGATCATAAAGCCATTTTTCCATAACCTACAAGAAGAAACCAAATTTCATTTCAATCGTTTTCACTTTCACTAACTTCTCAACATTTCAAATTTGACTCTCATTTCCTAACCAAATTTCATTTCACTTGTGACTAACATTACATCTAACTAAAATCAAGTTTCTTAGCAGTTAACATATAATAGAGTTTAACACTTAACATATCACAAACTGAAAATAGAATTTCTAACTAACTTTCATTTCACCTCTAACTAAAACTAACAAATTTAGTTAACATCCAACTAATTTTGAATCTAACCAAACTAATAGACTTCATTTTATGTTAATTCATCCCTCCCTATAAATTCACCACACCTTCCTCATTCACATGACTTTTCATCCTTCACTTGAAAATTCATTCACAGACTCAGATTCTCACTTTTTTTTcatcctctctctctctctctctctctctctctctctctctctctctctctctc is a window of Lathyrus oleraceus cultivar Zhongwan6 chromosome 6, CAAS_Psat_ZW6_1.0, whole genome shotgun sequence DNA encoding:
- the LOC127095904 gene encoding uncharacterized protein LOC127095904 translates to MDIGRRNTWNYSFRCLDLKELRKLASFADDSKDFRDRFGRLLSILYTNVEDSLLCTLVQFYNPVYRCFIFPNYQLLPTIEEYAYLLSIPVSYRVLFCGLEGIMESQVIARVIHLKKSDVVANLTIKGGIRGLTSKFMIEKAFYFANVGSMVAFETIIALLINGLVLFPNIDNLVDVNAIRIFLVGNLVRTLLGDTYFSIHHRTSKGNGTIVYCVPLFYKWFISHLSQSHILKKTRVA